Within Actinoplanes sp. L3-i22, the genomic segment GACGAACCGGTCCGGCGCCATGACGACCAGCCAGGCCGCGACCGCCTGGATCTGCGGCGCCAGCCGCCCGCCACGACCGTGCAGCATCCTCCGCAGCTGGTCCGCCGAGCGGCCGGTGCCCGCCAGGTGCTCGGCGGCCAGGAACTCCACGACGGTCTGGTGGGAGAAGGCGAGCCGGTCCTCCCCGGCGGTGTCGAACAGGGCGGTGTCCAGCACAGCGGCATAGCCTTCGACGCCGCAGTCCGCGACGGTGAGGCAATCTGCCCCGGCGACGTCGGAGAGGGTGAATAGGTGACGGCCGGAGAACAGGCTCAGCGTCGCCAAATGCCCCGCCGCGATCAGCAGGTTCTCGACATCGGCAGGACGGCGAGGGTCGTGCCGTCCGGCGGACTCGGACACCAGCCGGCGGCAGCTTCGCGCGAACAGGTCCCGCTGGTTCCCGGGCAGGGCCGGGCCGGAGTCGCCCGCGGCTCTGTACTCCTCCACCAGCAGGGAGAGCGTGTGTGGGCTGCTGGCAAGACCGGATATCCGTGACGCGCGCACCGCCGTCCGGAACGCATCGGCGTCCAATCCGGCTGCCCGGGCGTAGAGCAGCACGCCGGCGTCGGTCAGCGGCTGCAGCACGAGGACACCGATGCTGCGGTTGAAACGCCGGCGCAGGACATCCTCCACCGAGCGAAGCCAGGCCGCGCTACGGCAAACCAGGACCAGACGTGTGGTCTCGGGGAGGCGGGCGGCAACGTCGTCGATGAATTCGATCAGCTCGGCGACCCCGAGTGACGTCTCGTCGAGACTGTCCAGGGCGAGCAGCGCACCCGGAGTGTCCAGGTCGCGCAGCGCCTCGTCGATCTGGCTCAACAGCCGTTCGGGACCGCCCGCACCGCCCAGGGAGATCCGCTGAGCGTCGCCCTCCCAGCTGCCGGTGAGCACCCGGAGTTCAGAACTCTTGCCCGCGCCGGGCGGCGCCAGCAGGACGGTGCAGAGATTGCTCGTGACCCGCTGGGTGGGAATCAGTCCGGCCTGGTCGGCGAGCCCGAGTTCCAGCAGCATCGCGTTCTCGGCCGCGGTCGTATTGTCGTCACGCGCACGCCAATAACGCTGCCAGGACACCTCGGGAAGACCAGCCACCGGAGAATCGTACGAGGCGGTCCAGTGTGACTCCACGGCCGTACCGGCTGGTTGAATGGGGTGATGGGGGCATGGAACGCGTCGGCGGTCAGCCCTCGACCGCCCAGATCCAGTCCTTGGTGCTGCCGGCCGAGGTTAAGCATCGTCTGGCAGCCGTCGCGGTCGGTGCCGAACCGGCCTTGCGCGAGGATCTTCTCGCGGTCGTTGATGATCTCGATGGTCGCAGATCAGATCTCCATGAACCGACTCTCCGCAACGCGAGACGGCGCTGCATCTGGGGTAGATTTCATGGCCCGGGCAGTCCAGCCGGACCAGAACCGCGCAACGAATCGGCGGCGTCTGCACCGGTGGGCCGAGGCCGGCCTGGCTGCACAAACTCCACGAACTGACTCTGGGCGCCTACGACCGCGCCCGGACCATCTCCTTGAACGGGTCGGGTGCGGTCATGAGCCGGTCCGGCGGTGACGGCGAGGGTCATCTGGGCTTTGCTCAGCAGCAGCCTGCCGTTGCCGTCGTTGATCCGGCCGAGCGGGTCGGCGATCCGGGTGATCAGCGGTGTGGCCGTGTCGGTCCGGGTGACCCGGTAGACGATGTAGCGGTCGCGGTGGGCGGCCGCTTGAAGCAGTTCGGCGCCTGAGATGTAGAAGGGCTCGCCGGGATCGTCCGCCCGGGTTGACTTGACCTCGATGAAGATGGTCCGGCCGTCGTCGTCGACGCTGCGGAGGTCGTAGGGCGACAGTTCGTTGATCCGCGACTCCCACACGACGAGGTCGGGGTCTCGTCCGGCGGCGCGGAGCCGTTCACGCTCCACGTGGTAGGCGATCCCCTCACCGCGGTTGCCGACCCGGCGGTTCTCGGCGTCGGTCTGCACAGATGGGGCCGCGCCACCGTAGCCGCCGTGACGTGCGGTGACGGGCTTCTCCGCGAGCGCGCCGGGGGTCCCCTCGACGAGGCGCACCTGGCCGTAGTCGACCGGCGGGATCGGATCAGCGGCCGGGGCAGGCTCGGCAGAGGCGGAATAAGAGGTGGAGACGGGGGCGGGTGCGGAGGAGGCGGCGCCCGTGGCCAAGGCGGCGGCGGATTCGGGGCTGGGAGAGGAAGATGCATCGGCAGCGGCGGGCGGAGAGGAACCGGGAGCCGGGGTGGGAGAGGAACCGGGTGCGGACCAGCCGCCAGTCGGTGTCACGAGGTTGTCGAGGATGTGGCCGATCTCCTCTTCCGCGGGGAGGCCAAGCAACTCATGGGCCTCGTCGATGTCTTCCGGGCGGATCTGCCGGTCGGCCATCATGCTTTTAAGGTCGGCTTTCCGTGCGGTGAAGACCATGGTGACGGCGTCGGCGAGGCTCGGCGCGTCGAGGTGCTGGGCGAGTTGACGGCCGAACGGGAACCAGTGCGGTTCCCTCGTCTCGCGGTCGAGTTCGAGATAGACGGTGCCGACGCGGTGGGGCCGGGCGTCGTGCCGTTCAAATCTGGTGGCGATGTAGCAGACGGCGTCGTCGCGTTCGATGGCGTGGCCTTCGTACTCGTAGCGGAGTATCAGGTCGTCGCAGAGGACCAGCCGCAGGCGGCTCAGGGTGTTGCGTGCCATGGTCTCGGCTCGCGCATTCTCCGCCCGCACCAACGCCAGCAGGTAGGGCTTGGCCTGCTCGATCCGTTCGGTGACGGCTCGTTGCACAGGCTCGGTCAGATGATCGACGAAGGGTTCCGGAACAGTGGTCACCACATCGTCGAGGCGGACCAGCGACAGGTATCGGACGAGCCGCCCGAGACCGGTGTCGGCGTGCAGCATCGGCTCATGCCGCTCCCACGTCTCTTTCAGCAGCGGTTCGTCGGCGAACAGCGGCTGCGCGGCGAACATGAGCCGCCCATCGTGCCGTGCGAGTACCCGTACCGACGCTGGGTCGGCGTGCGGGGTTTCGTCGATCAGGACATCGTCGAGGGTCCGTTGCACCCACCGGGCGGCCAACTCGACGTCCCGGGTGACCCGGCCGAGGTCGTCCGCCTCCTCGGCCAGGCCGCTGAGAAGGGCCAGCAGGTCGTCGGCGCGGGGCCGGCCGGCGTCAGTGACGTGCAGGGCGCTCGCCACGGCGACCCCGCCCTTCATCTGACGCATCTCGTGGTGGATCCGCGGGATCCGTTCCCGGATGCGTCTTGGCAGGTCATGCTGGTCGATCCAGCCGTCCTGAGGTCGCACGAGCTCGGACGTGGAGCCACGGGCGACGGGCACCCAGGGCTGGGATCGGAGGGTGTAGGCGAACAAGGAGTCGCATTGCCTGTCGCGTTCTCCGGCGTGCTGGGACTGGGTGCAGTGGAACACCGCGGTCATGGCGGGTTCGTAGACGTCACCCCATCGGCTGGCGAGCTGCCGCCAGAGCGCGAGCAGCCGTAGCGGTTCCTGGCTGGCGGCCAGATCCTCGTGACGGTCGAGCCGGTAGGAGTACCGCAGCTGCTGCGAGTACGCGTGGCTCTGCGGGCAGCGCTCGGCTTTCTCGACCTCCGGCTGCACGCGCCACCGGTGGAACATCGCCCCGCGATGCGGATGGCGGTGGCTGTCCACCGGATAAGAGCCGTGCGCCTCGTCGAGGCGAGGATGGTCGCGGACACCGAGCATCTCGTAAAACTCCCGGTCGGCGTGCCGCTGGTCGGAGTCGCCCGGTGCCTCGGCGGCGAGGAACTCGGCCTCCCCGAACGGCCCGTAGATTGCCTCCAGATCCTCCGAGCCCGTCCAGTCCGCTCCGAAATACATCGTGGCACCGGCCCGCAGTTCCACCCGGTCACCGGCGGCCGTCCGGGCCGGCAGCAGGACCGTTCCCAGCGCCGGCACCAGACTTTCACTGCCCGTCCGCCGCACCTCGTGATACGCCCATAGCCCGGCCATCGCCTGCTCTCGCCGTTCCGGATCGGCCGACGGGTCGGCGAGGATCCGCAGCAGAAACGAACTGATCAGTTCCCGCCATTCGAAGGGCCGCACCCCAAGCTCTTTGAGCAGCGCCTCGACCCCCTCGACCCCCGGCACCTCGGCGATCGGCACCGGCAGGTCAACCGACACCAGCGAGTCACCTCGCGTCCGGGGGAAGAACACCGGTTCGTGCGCCGGCGCGACGACCTCACCGTGAACCGTGAGCACGCACGGCAACTCCCGCAGGTACCCGACGAACTGCCGCCCGGACGCCTGGTCCCGCCAGTCTGCAAGGAACCCGTAGTAACGGGCGGCGGTCTCCGGCGACGGCGGGCGCAGCAGGGTCATGAACTCCTTGACGGTCATCGCCTCGACCCGGGCGCTGCCGGTCAGGAACGACCGGACCGGACCGGCCGTCTCCAGGTCGGGCCGCAGGGCCCGGCTCCCGTCGAGGCCGGCAATCTGATGCGCGACGGCCGCGTCGGGAATGCTCTCCGGGAGCAGCCCAACCTCAACCGGCCGGGCCAGAGACCCGTCCGCGACCGGCAGGAAGGCGGTGCCCGCCAGAACCTCGCGCCAGCCGTCCCGCAGTTCCTCGCCTGCGCCGGGAGTAGGCGCGGAATCGGCGGGAACGACCGCGGTCACGGCGTCGTAGCCGGTCACCAGGGCGGTGCCGAGTTGCCCGGCCGACTCGGCGACCCGCGCGGTGAGCCACCGGTTGTACGGCACCGCCTCGGGTGTCGCGGCGAGCTGCCGCCGGTCCATCCCGAGCACCCATTCGGCGTGGACCATCACGTGCAGGCCAGGTTCCTCCTCGGTGGGGAAGTAGACGTGCATCGGGAACAGTTCGTCGGTACGCGGGCGACCGTCGGCGCCCAGTGGCACGGCGAGGGACCAGCGCACCACCTCGATTTCGGCCCACGCCTCTCCGAGCGGGGCCAGCAGTTCCCGCGGTGGCGCGGCCTCGTGCCGGTGGACAAGCCATTCCTCGTCGCCCAGTGACACCCGGCCGCCAGCGCTGCGGGTGACGTGAGCGGAGAAGTCGGCGCCGGCGCCGTGCAGGTCGAGCCGGTCGATGCCGGGCAGGAACAGCAGCAGCCGGGGCCGCAGGTGGGTAACCAGGTGGCTCGCGACGGTATCCCGGCCGACGCCCTCGCGCAGCGGCAGCCGGATGACGGTGCGGAACCCGTCGCCGAGCAGTTCGTCGATCACCGGGGCGTCGGGTCCGAGGTCGGCCGGGTCGACCGGGAACGGGAACGCGTAGACGGGCAGCCGCTGCCCGGCTGGCAGTGGACCGGCAAGCCGGGCGATCTCGCGGCGCAGCCAGGCGCCGTCGAACTGGAACCGGGTGGTGGTCGAGACGACCTGTGGCCGGTCGGTGATCTCGCCGACCGACTTGAAGCCGAGCCCCTTGTGACCGACCGCCGTACCAGGTCCTTTCGAGGAGCGGCCGAGCGAGCAGATCGCCTCGACCTGCACGTCCTGGAAGCCGAGGCCATCGTCGGCGACGATCAGGGCCGTGTCGGTCAGCACGAAGCTGGCGCGGCCGGCGGTCGCCGCGTCGTTGGCGTTCTGGAGCAGTTCGAAGGGATAGCGGCCGGAGTACTGCTGGCGGATCAGCTCCTGCGCACCGCCTCGCTCGTCGAGGCTCTTGAACAGGCTGCGGTGCAGGCTTTCCTTCACCTGGGCCGTGATCGCCGCGAACTCTTCCGCACGCAGCCTCGCCGCTTGATCCATCCCCGTACCCCTTCCGACGGTCCGGAAGAAATGTAGTTCAGAGCCACTGGCAGTAGGCCAGAGCCGGCTGCACTGATGCAGCAAGCCAGCCCGGGAGTCGATCTGGGGCCGGACGTGACGGTCTGGGCGCCTGGGCAGCCGCCGTGGTATTCACGGTCGGGCTACGCAGGCACAGACCGGCTGCTGATCGTTGCCGAGGTGCGACTGACCTCGACGATCGAGCGGGGCGGATACTACCTACGCCGGTGCCGGGATCCCGGCTTTCTGACTCCTCGAACTGGACAGCGTCGTGCGCCGGCACACCTTGGGCGTGGCCAGCTACGGGCTTGCCTCAGTCGTCACGCGAAGAGGTCACCTGACGGGTGAGCTCTCGGGTCATAGCACTCCCACGACCGAGTAGCGGTCAGCCGGAACCCGAACGCTCGACAGACCCCTCGATGGAACACTCCGGAAGCGAGGGAGAGGTCATGGGAGCAAACGCAGTAAAGAGGTCACGCTGTTCGGCGCTGCTGAGCTGCACAAACCTGCTCTTCGACGCTGTTGGGCGCTGTTCGTGGAGCGCTCCTGTGTGAACGTAGTCCGATCAAGCCGCTGACCAGGCAAAACGCAAATCAGGCCTGGTCAGACGCCGCTACCCAACGTTCTTGAACGCTATTCGACGCCGTTCGGCGCTGCCAGTGACCACCCCGTCTGCTCCCCGCCGATCACCCGGTTTGGGGAGCAGCGCCGCGCGACCCCCGCCAGAAACGCCGATTTCATCGCCACGGCGCTCCCCGCACCCAACAAGAACAGCCGGTGAACAGCACAAACACGCTCGCCGGGAGAACCTCCGCTGCTCCCCCCACCCAGCGGCACCTTGGCCCAGGTCCGAGGGCCGGCCAAACCCGGGAGGCCTGCTCCCCGCCAAACCTCGGCAAGACGCCCGGCGGAGCAAGCACGGGAGCACAGACCGGCCCGCCGACAGTCCAAAGAGGGGCCTTCGAGCTCGCTCAGGAGGCCAGCCGTACGAAGAAGATCTGTGAACAGATCGGGCCGAGCTGACCAGCTGTGACGGGGGCGGAAGCATTCCTAGCCGCGACCGGTACATATACACCGAACCGCGCAAGACCGGTGACAATGCGGGCCCGGCGGGTGCTCGCCGGCTGGTGACGCCAGCGGCGGTCATGAGGCGAGGCAGACCTCCTGTCGGCCGCTGGCTCGGCAGCGGAGCGAGTCACCGGTGGTACTCAGGCAGCGGCTTCCTCCTCCGCCAAGGGGTACGGGTCGGCCACGTCGTCGTCCAGCGGGTACCAGTCGTCCGCCGGGCCCCGGTACGCCCGGCCGCCGGGCCAGGACGGGGCACGCCAGCCCGGCCACAACTCCTCGATGCCGCGACGCCACCAGTGCCACCGCCACCGGTACCACCCGTACCTCAGGGGAACGAGGCAGAAGGCGGCCATTCCCACGACCATCGCCACCGCCGCGTACGACGGGTATAGCGTCTGTAACGCCTGGGAGCCGGTCAGCGCCGCGATGCTGATCACCTGTAGGACGCCCACGGCCAGGTAGGGGAACCGTGGCGGGTCGACCGGTTGCGGTTGCGGCTCCGGTTCCGGCGTGGCCTCCGGCGGGCGTAACGCGACGAGCGCTTCAGGAACGATCCGGCGTTCGGTCCAAGCGATGAAGTCCTCACGTGTCACCAGCACGATCGCCTGCTGCCCGCCGTCGTAGCTGTGCTCGGCGAACTCCCGGGCCGCATCGGTGACGTCCGCGGTGGTGATGAACGCAAGCGTCGTTGCCCGATAGTGCAGCGCCCCACCGCGGAACTCGCGCAGATCCCTCGGCCGGAACCGGTGCCTGCGGTCGTACCGTTTGCACTGCACCGCCAGCCTCACGTCCCCATCGGTGGCGACGATGTCCACCCCGTGGTCGCCCCTTCCAGGGGTCGCGGTGCCGGCGCCTACGACCTCGACCGTTGGCCACCCAGCCCGGCGCAGCAGCTCCGCAACATACTGCTCGAATTGCTCGCCGCTGTACCGGTCGACCAGGCTGATATGCCGCGTCGGCTCAGGAGCTCTGCGGATCGTGGTACCGACTGGTGGCCGCACCACTGGCGGCGGCCCGGGCGGCATCTGGCGGCGTCTGAATCGCGCCCATGCCAGCCGCCGAGCTTCGGCGCGCCGCCGGGCTGGAGTGTCGGCAAGGTATCGCAGCGAGTCGTTGATCTGGTCCAAATGGAACCTAAGTTGTCGCACTTCGTGACGCAGCTGTTCGCTGTCGTGGCTCAGCCGTCCGCCGAGGAGTTCCACGGTGGTTCCGGCGCGTTCGACGGTGCGCACCAGCGGGCCGTATGTGTCGAAGGCGTTGGCCAGCTCCATGCGTTGGAAATATGACGCGAGGCTGGCGTACGCCAGCGCGTACCCGGGATGCGGCTGTGCCGGTGCACCCGGATCAATCCCCGGCGGGGGGAGGTGGTGGCGCGCGGCGGCGGCGTACCGGGCCGCCAGCTCTTCAGGGTCCATGCTCACACGGTGATTCTGCGGTTGGGGTCTGACAAGAAGCCCGGCCACGGTTCACACCGTCGCCTTGAAACGGCCACGCCTGAAATTCGTCAGAGGGTGCCGGTAGCGTCGTCGGACGTGATCACGCAGTATTTCCCCGAGGCGGCGGCGCATCTCAGAACCGCCGGACTCGCCAAGGAACGGCTCTCCGATCTTTGGAGCGGCCTACTGAGCGACGGTCTGTTCGATACCGGCATTACCACCTTTCCGGACGGGACAGGTGTGATCGTCGCCTACGCGGACTGGCCGGCGAGCGCGCGCGAACAGCTCACTGCCGCCTTCAAGGAATGCGTCGACGAGCTGTGGGCGTGCCTAGACGCTCTGGTCACGGAGTCGGTGGCGATGTTCAGCATCCGGAACCGGCTGAACGATCCCGACGCCCCGCGCTTCTTCCCCATCGGTGATTCAGCGGAGAGCTTCGCGGCCTTGCTGGAACAGTCTTGCCTCGATGGCGTCTTGGCTTCCCAGTTCGCGCTGATTCGTGACTGCCAGCCGTATCAACACGAGCCGTCTGATGCGCGGCTGGAGAAACTTCGCACCGGTCTGCGATACCTCGTCGACTGGTCCAACGGGCTCGATGCTGGAGCGCTGTTAGCCGCTTGGGCCACCGCTGTTGACCCGGAGATCCGCACCGAACCTGCGGCGACATCAGTCCGCGTGCAGCCGCAGCCGCCGGGCGAACTGGCGGATGAAAGGGTGGTCGCGCAGTACACGGTCGAAGGTTGGTCGCCCGACATCACTGTGTCCGGGAGAGCCGGAAACTACATCGACTTCGCGTTTCCCGACGGTTTCGTACCCGCCGGACCGGACGACACCCTCGACGAACGGCTGCGCCACGCCATGCTCGTCGTCGGTATGTTCGGCGTCGCCTTCGCCAAGTTCGTCGAGCAGACGCCGGGTACCAGGCGCCTGCCGCGAACCGACGACGGAGACCCGGCAGGGGCCTGGATCGACGCACGCCGCTCAGCACGACGCTGGACCCAGTCGGAGCTGGACGAGGTGGCCGCGTCGGAACTCGGCTTGGGAGTGATCCGCGACGAGAATATCCTTACGCTGATCGTCTCCACCCCGGACGGCACCTTCCAACGCGTCGTGCCGGACGCCAGCCCGCTTCCACAGCGGGTCGCCCGGGGGACCGCAGCGGAGAATGCGATCCAAGATGCCGCCGCAACATGGGGTCTACCCGACTTCGTCCTGCGTCCGCAGCAAGAGCGCAAGGGCTCCGGCCTTCGGGAGGTCGGCGACGGACTGCTCGTCGTGGGGGAACGCGGCGTGGTAGTCCAGGCCAAGTGCCGTGACACCGAGCCGAAGGGTCCGGCTCGTGAGTCCGCCTGGCTGGACAAGAAGATCGCTGAAGCGGCCCGACAGGCCGACGGCACTGTACGACAGTTGTGCAGCCAACCCAGCAGGATGATCAACGGCCGTGGGCGCACGGTCGCCGTTGACGGCAACACAATCAGCTGGGCAGCCGTCGTGGTAATCGAACATCCCGAGCCGCCGACCGACCACCGGATACCCAAGATTGAGAGTCGGATCCCAGCGGTGGTTCTACTGCGCCGCGATTGGGAGTTCTTGTTCAACCAGCTTCGCTCGGCCCGCGCCGTCGTTGACTACCTGCACCGTGTGGGCGGCTCCACCGAGGTCCTGGGCACCGAGCCACATCGGTACTACGAGCTCGCGGCGGCCGACCGCGACGCCGCGAGCGAACCCATCGAATCGGTCTGGCCTGCGGACGCGGGTGAACGCAGGTCGGTTCCGCTGCTGCCGGCTGCACCCGCGGGTAGCGACGATGACGAAGCCCACGCGATGGTCCGGATCATGTGTGAGGACATCGCCACCAGTTTGCTCACCGAACAGTCGGAGCAGGACCTTCTCTACGTCCTGGCCGCGATCGACCGACTGCCGGTCGGATACCGTACCGATCTTGGACGACTCCTACTCGATAGTCTGCGAACAGTCCGCGATACCCCACCGGACGAGATCGCGTGGCGGTTCCGAACATTCCGTACCACCGTTCCCGGTGAGATACAGCTCGGCTTCGGCGTCTGCTCGCAGTTCTCGGAGGTCACTCGCGAGGCGTTCAGATCATGGTTCCTGCTCCGACACCACGAACGCGGAGCAATTGAACCGCTGACGAACCTGACGTCCGTCGGCGTGATGCTGACCCCGAACCGCACCGGGCACCGCGACTGGGACACGACGATGATGGCCATCACCGGCGACCCCGAGCTTGATCCGGAGGAGCTCGCCGGCAGTCAAAGACTTTGGAACAGACCCACCGGAACATAGCCTCGCCGAGAAAATCCGGTCAAGCCGACAGCACGCTCGTGCCCTGGCGAGTCAGACCTCCAGGTTCAGGTTGTTCCTTTATCGCGCATAATCGCTCGGATTATCTGGAAGATGGCACGAAATCCGGAGAAATCCACATGCGCGAAGGCGCCCTGGGCATGCAGGACGTACCCGGCGAAGTGGGCCTTGGAGATCGCGACCCGATTGCCGTCGACATCGACGACCTGGCTCGCCAGCTTGGTGACAAGCTTTCGGTCCCGAGGAACGGTCGCCGGCTGCGGCCGGACGACCAGCAAGGGCGCTCCCGACGACTGCGGAACTTCGTACACCTCGTCCTCGAAATACATGCGCTTGCCGTGGCTGGTGGTTGTGGCCAGGTCAGCGTCGCTGTATAGCAGCTCGATCGGCAACTTCTGGTCGGGCTCTCGATGTGCTGGCACGGGCAGGACGAACGAGTAGACGTTGTTGCCCCAAGACTGGAAACCGTTCAGTGGGCCGAGACGTTCGAGCTGACGCAGCCGGGCCGGGTTGTCGCGGTCGAAGACAGCGATGACCTTGTTCTTGTTGGGTGGGCCGAAGCGCGCCAATTGCTCGCATACGGTATATAAGGTTGCGTCACCGAACTTGTCTCCGGGATCGAAAAAACCGAGCGGAAGGTCAGCGGCCAGCCGCCGGTGCGCCGCCTGGATGTGCTGCACGTCGGTCTTACCCTCGGCTAAGATGTGCGGCTTCTCGTCCTCAAGCAGTTGGGCTTGGATGTTTTTGACGATGCGGGCACTGTGGAGGGCGTTTACGAGTGGCCCCAATTGTTGCCAGACTTCATCAGCGCGGGTGATCTCACGAGTGAAATTGAAGTA encodes:
- a CDS encoding sacsin N-terminal ATP-binding-like domain-containing protein, with translation MDQAARLRAEEFAAITAQVKESLHRSLFKSLDERGGAQELIRQQYSGRYPFELLQNANDAATAGRASFVLTDTALIVADDGLGFQDVQVEAICSLGRSSKGPGTAVGHKGLGFKSVGEITDRPQVVSTTTRFQFDGAWLRREIARLAGPLPAGQRLPVYAFPFPVDPADLGPDAPVIDELLGDGFRTVIRLPLREGVGRDTVASHLVTHLRPRLLLFLPGIDRLDLHGAGADFSAHVTRSAGGRVSLGDEEWLVHRHEAAPPRELLAPLGEAWAEIEVVRWSLAVPLGADGRPRTDELFPMHVYFPTEEEPGLHVMVHAEWVLGMDRRQLAATPEAVPYNRWLTARVAESAGQLGTALVTGYDAVTAVVPADSAPTPGAGEELRDGWREVLAGTAFLPVADGSLARPVEVGLLPESIPDAAVAHQIAGLDGSRALRPDLETAGPVRSFLTGSARVEAMTVKEFMTLLRPPSPETAARYYGFLADWRDQASGRQFVGYLRELPCVLTVHGEVVAPAHEPVFFPRTRGDSLVSVDLPVPIAEVPGVEGVEALLKELGVRPFEWRELISSFLLRILADPSADPERREQAMAGLWAYHEVRRTGSESLVPALGTVLLPARTAAGDRVELRAGATMYFGADWTGSEDLEAIYGPFGEAEFLAAEAPGDSDQRHADREFYEMLGVRDHPRLDEAHGSYPVDSHRHPHRGAMFHRWRVQPEVEKAERCPQSHAYSQQLRYSYRLDRHEDLAASQEPLRLLALWRQLASRWGDVYEPAMTAVFHCTQSQHAGERDRQCDSLFAYTLRSQPWVPVARGSTSELVRPQDGWIDQHDLPRRIRERIPRIHHEMRQMKGGVAVASALHVTDAGRPRADDLLALLSGLAEEADDLGRVTRDVELAARWVQRTLDDVLIDETPHADPASVRVLARHDGRLMFAAQPLFADEPLLKETWERHEPMLHADTGLGRLVRYLSLVRLDDVVTTVPEPFVDHLTEPVQRAVTERIEQAKPYLLALVRAENARAETMARNTLSRLRLVLCDDLILRYEYEGHAIERDDAVCYIATRFERHDARPHRVGTVYLELDRETREPHWFPFGRQLAQHLDAPSLADAVTMVFTARKADLKSMMADRQIRPEDIDEAHELLGLPAEEEIGHILDNLVTPTGGWSAPGSSPTPAPGSSPPAAADASSSPSPESAAALATGAASSAPAPVSTSYSASAEPAPAADPIPPVDYGQVRLVEGTPGALAEKPVTARHGGYGGAAPSVQTDAENRRVGNRGEGIAYHVERERLRAAGRDPDLVVWESRINELSPYDLRSVDDDGRTIFIEVKSTRADDPGEPFYISGAELLQAAAHRDRYIVYRVTRTDTATPLITRIADPLGRINDGNGRLLLSKAQMTLAVTAGPAHDRTRPVQGDGPGAVVGAQSQFVEFVQPGRPRPTGADAADSLRGSGPAGLPGP
- a CDS encoding restriction endonuclease, with the translated sequence MDPEELAARYAAAARHHLPPPGIDPGAPAQPHPGYALAYASLASYFQRMELANAFDTYGPLVRTVERAGTTVELLGGRLSHDSEQLRHEVRQLRFHLDQINDSLRYLADTPARRRAEARRLAWARFRRRQMPPGPPPVVRPPVGTTIRRAPEPTRHISLVDRYSGEQFEQYVAELLRRAGWPTVEVVGAGTATPGRGDHGVDIVATDGDVRLAVQCKRYDRRHRFRPRDLREFRGGALHYRATTLAFITTADVTDAAREFAEHSYDGGQQAIVLVTREDFIAWTERRIVPEALVALRPPEATPEPEPQPQPVDPPRFPYLAVGVLQVISIAALTGSQALQTLYPSYAAVAMVVGMAAFCLVPLRYGWYRWRWHWWRRGIEELWPGWRAPSWPGGRAYRGPADDWYPLDDDVADPYPLAEEEAAA